A region of Bacteroidetes bacterium GWF2_43_63 DNA encodes the following proteins:
- a CDS encoding translation elongation factor G, with the protein MTVLTQIRNIGIMAHIDAGKTTTTERILYYSGINYEIGEVDDGAATMDWMIQEQERGITITSAATTVYWVSNNEKYQVNVIDTPGHVDFTVEVERSLRVLDGAIAVFCAVGAVQPQSETVWRQANHYRVPRICYVNKMDRQGADFLRVVTQIREKLRANPIVVQLPIGVEDGFTGVVDLVENKAYVWDDESLGKDYSEIPVPEDMLKVVEEYRLKLIEGAAEEDPELLERYMENPASISGDDIRKQLRKATLESRAFPVFCGSSFKNKGVQTLLDGVIHYLPSPVEMEEIEGFNPKTEEKESRSNAVEAPFCALVFKIANDPYVGRLAFTRVYSGSLQSGVMVYNSCTEQKERVSRLIRMHSNKQNPLETIEAGDICAIIGLKNIHTGDTLCDEKHPIVLESMDFPEPVVSIAIEPKTQNDLDKLNASLQKIAEEDPTFTIRQDDETGQTIISGMGELHLDIIVDRLKRESKVDCTLGKPQVAYREAIGATISHREAYRKQAGGRGRFAEIEIIVSPAPIDQKGLQFINSTKASVLSKEFVAAVEKGIKAAMGTGVMAGYPVFCAKVELIDAVMSSESDALAFEICGTIAFKEASRKIKSNLLEPIMKLEVDTPEEYVGDVTGDINRRRGEITGIEAQIYSTAVKAMIPLGETFGYITSLRSLTSGRANMSMEFSHYSITPNELAQDIIFKMKGIRVNL; encoded by the coding sequence ATGACAGTCCTGACTCAAATACGGAATATTGGCATTATGGCTCACATCGACGCTGGTAAAACAACGACGACTGAGCGTATTCTGTATTATTCAGGCATCAATTATGAAATTGGCGAAGTTGATGATGGCGCAGCCACCATGGACTGGATGATTCAGGAACAGGAACGAGGCATCACGATTACTTCGGCTGCCACGACTGTTTATTGGGTTTCCAATAATGAAAAGTATCAGGTCAATGTTATCGATACTCCGGGCCATGTTGATTTCACTGTCGAGGTGGAACGATCTTTACGTGTACTGGATGGCGCAATTGCCGTCTTCTGTGCCGTGGGTGCTGTTCAGCCTCAGAGCGAAACTGTATGGCGCCAGGCCAATCATTATCGTGTACCTCGTATCTGTTATGTAAACAAAATGGATCGTCAGGGTGCCGATTTTCTGAGAGTTGTAACTCAGATTCGTGAAAAACTGCGGGCAAATCCAATCGTCGTTCAACTACCCATTGGCGTTGAAGACGGTTTTACAGGCGTTGTTGACCTCGTCGAAAACAAAGCATACGTTTGGGATGATGAAAGTCTGGGTAAAGATTACTCAGAAATTCCTGTCCCGGAAGACATGCTTAAAGTTGTTGAGGAATACAGGCTCAAACTGATTGAAGGTGCTGCCGAGGAAGATCCGGAACTTCTTGAACGATACATGGAAAATCCGGCATCAATCTCAGGTGACGATATCAGAAAGCAACTCCGTAAAGCCACGCTTGAAAGCAGGGCTTTTCCTGTTTTTTGCGGATCTTCATTTAAAAACAAAGGGGTTCAGACTCTTCTCGATGGTGTAATTCATTATCTTCCGTCTCCTGTCGAAATGGAAGAAATTGAAGGATTCAACCCCAAAACCGAAGAGAAAGAATCAAGAAGCAATGCTGTTGAAGCTCCCTTCTGTGCATTGGTTTTTAAAATTGCAAATGACCCATACGTCGGTCGTCTGGCTTTTACACGTGTTTACTCAGGTTCTCTGCAATCTGGAGTAATGGTGTATAACAGCTGCACGGAACAAAAAGAGCGGGTTTCCCGCCTGATCCGGATGCACTCCAATAAACAGAACCCGCTCGAAACTATCGAAGCCGGTGACATCTGTGCAATTATTGGACTGAAGAACATTCACACCGGCGACACTCTCTGCGATGAAAAACATCCAATTGTTCTTGAGTCGATGGATTTTCCTGAACCGGTTGTTAGCATCGCCATTGAGCCAAAAACTCAGAATGACCTTGATAAATTAAACGCATCACTCCAGAAAATTGCTGAAGAAGATCCGACCTTCACCATCCGTCAGGATGACGAAACCGGGCAGACTATCATCAGCGGCATGGGTGAATTGCATTTGGATATTATTGTTGATCGGCTGAAACGTGAATCGAAAGTAGATTGTACACTTGGAAAACCGCAGGTTGCTTATCGCGAAGCCATCGGCGCAACTATTTCTCATCGCGAAGCTTATCGTAAACAAGCAGGTGGCCGTGGTCGCTTTGCTGAAATTGAAATTATCGTTTCTCCGGCGCCCATCGACCAGAAAGGTCTGCAGTTTATCAACAGTACCAAAGCCAGCGTTCTTTCGAAGGAATTTGTTGCGGCTGTTGAAAAAGGTATTAAAGCAGCCATGGGCACTGGTGTAATGGCCGGATATCCGGTTTTTTGCGCCAAGGTCGAGTTGATTGATGCAGTGATGTCGTCTGAAAGCGATGCCCTTGCATTTGAGATTTGCGGGACCATTGCGTTTAAAGAAGCAAGTCGCAAAATCAAGAGTAATCTGCTTGAGCCGATTATGAAACTGGAAGTCGACACTCCTGAAGAGTACGTCGGCGACGTTACCGGAGATATCAACCGTCGCAGAGGCGAGATCACAGGTATTGAAGCCCAGATTTATTCAACAGCGGTGAAAGCTATGATCCCTTTGGGAGAAACTTTCGGATATATTACCTCTTTGCGTAGTCTGACCTCAGGCCGCGCAAACATGAGCATGGAATTTTCGCACTACAGCATAACCCCCAATGAGTTGGCACAGGATATCATTTTCAAAATGAAGGGAATCCGTGTTAACTTATAA
- a CDS encoding 30S ribosomal protein S10 has product MSQKIRIKLKSYDHYLVDKSAEKIVKIVKATNAVVNGPIPLPTDKKFFTVNRSTFVNKKAREQFQLFTYKRLIDIYYNQQSKTIDELMKLELPRGVEIEIKV; this is encoded by the coding sequence GTGAGCCAGAAAATCAGAATTAAACTCAAATCGTACGATCATTATCTCGTTGATAAATCAGCTGAGAAAATTGTGAAGATCGTTAAGGCAACGAATGCCGTTGTAAACGGACCTATTCCTCTGCCAACAGACAAGAAATTCTTCACAGTAAACCGCTCGACGTTCGTGAACAAAAAAGCGCGCGAACAGTTCCAGCTCTTTACCTACAAGAGATTGATCGACATTTATTACAATCAGCAATCGAAAACCATTGATGAGCTGATGAAGCTCGAATTGCCACGTGGTGTGGAAATCGAGATCAAAGTGTAA
- a CDS encoding 50S ribosomal protein L4 — MEVKVYNTTGKESSKTAVLKDEIFAIQPNDHAIYLDVKRIQADKRQGTSDSTERSGLSGSTRKLFRQKGTGGARRGDIKSPLLHGGARVFGPHPRDYNFKVNKKVQVLARKSALTYKAIEGAIRVIENFDFEGPKTSQMMEILKNFETSEKKSLIVLDESKKNVYLSSRNLKKVKVISASKLNTYDILNAQIVIFSEACLPQLDTIFLGTEE; from the coding sequence ATGGAAGTAAAAGTATATAACACCACCGGAAAAGAAAGCAGCAAGACTGCGGTTCTAAAGGATGAGATCTTTGCGATCCAGCCGAATGACCATGCTATTTACCTTGATGTTAAAAGAATCCAGGCCGACAAGCGCCAGGGCACATCAGACAGTACTGAGCGCAGCGGATTAAGCGGCAGTACAAGGAAGCTCTTTCGTCAAAAAGGTACAGGCGGAGCTCGCCGTGGCGACATCAAATCACCGCTGCTTCATGGTGGAGCACGTGTATTTGGTCCGCACCCACGCGACTATAACTTTAAGGTAAACAAAAAGGTTCAGGTACTGGCTCGTAAAAGTGCCCTTACCTACAAAGCCATCGAAGGCGCAATACGCGTGATTGAGAACTTTGATTTTGAAGGTCCGAAGACCAGTCAAATGATGGAAATTCTGAAAAATTTCGAAACTTCAGAAAAAAAATCTTTAATTGTGTTGGATGAATCAAAGAAAAACGTATATTTGTCCTCCCGAAATTTGAAGAAGGTAAAGGTAATAAGTGCTTCAAAATTAAACACTTACGATATTCTGAACGCTCAGATCGTAATATTTTCAGAAGCATGTTTGCCCCAATTGGATACAATTTTTCTTGGAACAGAAGAATAA
- a CDS encoding 30S ribosomal protein S7, whose protein sequence is MRKSKPKKRIILPDPKFGDQLVTKFVNNLMYSGKKNASYQIFYDAIDQIAEKSKENGLEVFKKALENVTPSVEVRSRRIGGATFQIPSEIRPERKSSIGMKNLITFARKRHEKSMASKLASEVLAAFKEEGSAFKRKEDIHRMAEANKAFSHFRF, encoded by the coding sequence ATGAGAAAATCAAAACCAAAAAAGAGAATCATCCTTCCTGATCCCAAGTTCGGCGACCAGCTGGTTACCAAGTTTGTGAATAATCTGATGTACAGTGGCAAGAAAAACGCCTCTTATCAGATTTTTTATGATGCTATTGATCAGATTGCTGAAAAATCGAAGGAGAATGGTCTCGAAGTGTTCAAAAAAGCACTTGAAAATGTAACACCTTCTGTTGAAGTTCGCAGCCGCCGTATTGGTGGTGCCACTTTCCAGATCCCTTCCGAAATTCGTCCGGAACGTAAAAGCAGCATCGGGATGAAAAACCTGATCACTTTTGCCCGTAAGCGTCACGAAAAATCAATGGCCTCTAAACTGGCTTCTGAAGTTCTTGCAGCTTTCAAGGAAGAAGGTTCAGCGTTCAAACGTAAGGAAGATATTCACCGCATGGCCGAAGCCAACAAGGCGTTCTCACATTTCAGATTCTAA
- a CDS encoding 50S ribosomal protein L3 yields the protein MSGLIGKKIGMTSFHEASGKIVPCTVIEAGPCVVTQVKTKQTDGYEAIQLAYDERTEKSTSSAMKGHFKKAGTSPKRMVMEFTRFEEGHQKSLGDVLNVDVFLEGEYIDVTGHSKGKGFQGVVKRHGFKGVNQQTHGQHNRGRAPGSIGASSYPSRVFKGMRMGGHDGNSRVKMINLQVMKLIPEKNLVVVKGSIPGPNGSYVILERWK from the coding sequence ATGTCAGGTTTAATTGGAAAAAAAATCGGAATGACCAGCTTTCACGAGGCCTCTGGGAAGATCGTCCCATGCACAGTTATTGAAGCTGGTCCTTGTGTCGTGACTCAGGTCAAGACCAAGCAGACTGACGGTTACGAAGCCATCCAGCTTGCTTACGACGAAAGAACAGAAAAAAGCACTTCAAGTGCCATGAAAGGCCATTTCAAAAAGGCCGGCACTTCTCCCAAGAGAATGGTGATGGAATTCACCCGTTTCGAGGAAGGCCATCAGAAGAGTCTTGGTGATGTACTGAATGTTGATGTATTTCTCGAAGGGGAATATATTGATGTTACCGGTCATTCAAAAGGAAAAGGCTTTCAGGGTGTTGTAAAACGTCACGGATTTAAGGGAGTTAACCAGCAGACTCACGGACAGCACAACCGTGGCCGTGCTCCAGGATCCATTGGTGCATCATCTTATCCCAGCCGTGTATTTAAAGGTATGCGAATGGGCGGTCATGATGGAAACAGCAGGGTTAAAATGATTAACCTTCAAGTAATGAAATTAATTCCGGAAAAAAACCTTGTTGTTGTTAAAGGTTCAATTCCCGGTCCGAACGGCTCATACGTAATTTTGGAAAGATGGAAGTAA
- a CDS encoding 30S ribosomal protein S12 — protein MPTIQQLVRKGRKELQYKSKSPALASCPQRRGVCTRVYTTTPKKPNSAMRKVARVRLTNQFEVTAYIPGEGHNLQEHSIVLVRGGRVKDLPGVRYHIVRGALDTAGVEGRSQRRSKYGAKRPKKKA, from the coding sequence ATGCCGACAATACAACAATTGGTTCGTAAAGGCCGCAAGGAGCTTCAGTATAAGAGCAAGAGCCCTGCGTTAGCCTCCTGCCCGCAGCGTCGTGGCGTATGTACCCGTGTGTATACTACCACACCAAAAAAGCCGAATTCGGCAATGCGTAAAGTGGCCAGGGTTCGCTTGACCAATCAATTCGAAGTAACAGCCTATATTCCGGGCGAAGGACATAACCTGCAGGAACACAGTATCGTTCTGGTACGTGGCGGCAGAGTAAAAGACCTTCCTGGTGTTCGTTATCACATCGTACGTGGTGCACTTGACACTGCTGGTGTTGAAGGACGTTCACAGCGCCGTTCGAAATATGGAGCCAAAAGACCGAAGAAAAAAGCATAA